The Pseudodesulfovibrio sp. zrk46 genome contains a region encoding:
- a CDS encoding asparaginase, with the protein MSPAEGVHGVAPGGNFEKLLNQLAPQEDGIRLRPVEWCDKPSPHMTPADMFRLAREIQGVLAEPQVLGAVVLHGTDVLAESAYMCDLVIDSDKPVVLTGSMRYYSESGYDGIRNLINAVRAVLLPIPPGTGACVLMTDRIFTAREAVKVNSLNVDAFESREAGIVGYVAGESVILAGCPLHHSPRRKLSPESIELNVPLITSYTGMDRSAIDHARSIGSKGIVIEGFGAGNVPPGVVPGLVDCMESGIPVVLATRCIEGGVWPIYGYEGGGADLQDRGAILCGRLGGPKARIRLMCALGLTSNPDEIRDMFEDA; encoded by the coding sequence ATGTCTCCTGCCGAAGGAGTGCACGGCGTGGCTCCAGGTGGTAACTTCGAGAAGTTGCTGAACCAGCTCGCTCCGCAGGAAGACGGCATCCGTCTGCGACCTGTGGAGTGGTGTGACAAGCCCAGTCCGCACATGACACCTGCCGACATGTTTCGACTGGCAAGAGAGATTCAGGGAGTGCTGGCCGAGCCGCAGGTGCTCGGTGCGGTGGTGCTCCACGGCACCGACGTACTGGCCGAGTCCGCATACATGTGTGACCTCGTCATCGACTCGGACAAGCCCGTGGTGCTCACCGGCAGCATGCGCTACTACTCCGAGTCCGGCTACGATGGCATCCGCAATCTCATCAACGCGGTCCGCGCCGTGTTGCTACCCATTCCTCCCGGCACCGGAGCATGCGTTCTCATGACCGACCGCATCTTCACCGCCCGTGAAGCGGTCAAGGTCAACTCGCTCAACGTCGACGCCTTTGAATCTCGCGAGGCAGGCATCGTCGGGTACGTTGCTGGTGAGTCCGTCATCCTTGCCGGGTGCCCTCTGCACCATTCCCCGCGCCGCAAATTGTCTCCTGAGTCCATCGAGCTCAACGTGCCGCTCATTACGTCATATACGGGAATGGACCGATCGGCTATCGATCATGCAAGAAGCATTGGCAGTAAAGGAATTGTCATAGAAGGATTCGGCGCAGGCAACGTGCCTCCCGGTGTCGTCCCCGGACTGGTGGACTGCATGGAATCCGGTATTCCGGTGGTTCTCGCCACCCGCTGTATCGAGGGTGGTGTCTGGCCCATTTACGGTTACGAAGGCGGCGGTGCCGATCTGCAGGATCGCGGTGCGATTCTCTGCGGAAGGCTCGGCGGCCCCAAGGCGCGCATCCGGTTGATGTGTGCCCTCGGTCTTACCTCGAACCCGGACGAGATTCGGGACATGTTCGAAGACGCGTAA
- a CDS encoding thermonuclease family protein has translation MPNRNRLFTLLLLFSLIVMSAPANAAEEALFLNLIDGDSMWVEYQGRSREVRLIGIDAPEWGQEYGTKAKSHALNFCYGKQLTLEFDKGRKDKYGRLLAYVYCGKRMLNEELVRAGLALAVRYEPNVKYQKRLERAEKEARAKRNGFWLRGGLKQTPYEWRKSHRKK, from the coding sequence ATGCCCAATCGCAACCGACTTTTCACTCTTCTCCTGTTGTTTTCCCTGATTGTCATGTCCGCCCCGGCAAATGCGGCGGAAGAGGCACTGTTCCTGAACCTCATTGATGGCGACTCCATGTGGGTGGAATACCAGGGTCGCTCCCGTGAAGTCCGGCTCATCGGCATCGATGCGCCGGAGTGGGGACAGGAATACGGCACCAAGGCCAAATCCCATGCGCTGAATTTTTGTTACGGCAAACAACTTACCTTGGAATTCGATAAAGGCCGCAAGGATAAGTATGGCCGTCTGCTTGCCTATGTGTATTGCGGTAAGCGGATGCTCAATGAGGAATTGGTGCGGGCCGGGTTGGCGCTGGCGGTGCGGTATGAGCCCAACGTGAAATATCAGAAGCGGCTTGAGCGTGCCGAGAAAGAGGCGCGCGCCAAGCGCAACGGCTTCTGGCTGCGCGGCGGGCTGAAACAGACGCCTTATGAATGGCGCAAGTCGCACAGAAAGAAGTAG
- a CDS encoding GGDEF domain-containing protein yields MNENRPVQKLKLRYKLFYVLSVVALGVLLCANFSIIYTLVVTPPEDPASVMKSVYIVMVVGFFILAAQALLIFTRFIPMLGKEAAALEEMNEQIEQLSVYDDLTKVYNRHKFEDVVRRELENVRRYSHPLSGIMFDIDDFKVINEANGYRAGDKLLASLAQFVSGKLRNSDYVFRWRGGKFIILAPHTDIEKAAIVAEKLRQIVGHKLFGGKIRMTLSLGVIQGAEDDSMETFLHRIQSALTGAKSQGKNCVVVSRS; encoded by the coding sequence ATGAACGAGAACCGTCCCGTCCAAAAGCTCAAGCTGCGATACAAGCTCTTCTACGTCCTGAGCGTAGTGGCGCTGGGTGTGCTGCTGTGTGCCAATTTCAGCATCATCTACACCCTTGTTGTCACCCCGCCTGAAGACCCTGCCTCGGTCATGAAGAGCGTGTATATCGTCATGGTGGTGGGCTTCTTCATTCTGGCGGCCCAGGCCCTGCTTATCTTCACGCGCTTCATCCCCATGCTCGGCAAGGAAGCGGCAGCCCTCGAGGAAATGAACGAGCAGATCGAGCAGCTGTCGGTTTATGACGACCTGACCAAGGTCTATAACCGGCACAAGTTCGAAGACGTGGTTCGACGCGAGCTGGAAAACGTGCGCCGTTACTCCCACCCATTGTCTGGCATCATGTTCGATATCGATGACTTCAAGGTCATCAACGAGGCCAATGGCTACCGCGCAGGAGACAAGCTGCTGGCCAGCCTCGCCCAGTTCGTGAGCGGCAAGCTGCGGAACTCGGACTACGTGTTCCGGTGGCGCGGCGGCAAGTTCATCATTCTGGCCCCCCATACCGACATCGAAAAGGCTGCCATCGTGGCCGAAAAACTGCGCCAGATCGTGGGGCACAAGCTCTTTGGCGGCAAGATTCGCATGACTCTCTCCCTGGGCGTGATTCAGGGGGCTGAGGACGATTCCATGGAGACTTTCCTGCATCGTATCCAGTCTGCCCTGACCGGAGCCAAGAGTCAGGGCAAGAACTGCGTAGTGGTTAGCCGCAGCTGA
- a CDS encoding phage capsid protein produces the protein MSTTITNSFVTEYTEMVHQSYQQRGSKIRNTVRLQSGVEGSKCVFQKVGKGTAGKKTRHGNVPLMNLNHSSVSCTLSDWYAAEYVDKLDELKDKQDEKKVAAEAGAWALGRKIDELVIGKMVGASNIVAEASSGLTKDKILQAFGTLNANDVADDGHRFAVVGPHQWNELLNIEEFKSSDFSGEQYPWLAGTESRTWLGITWMFHTGLPLDAGIRSCFIYHRNAMGLAEGQEIKAFVDWVPEKAAHLVDHMLSAGACLIDPEGIVEIKCDDDAVIA, from the coding sequence ATGTCCACCACGATCACCAATTCGTTTGTGACCGAGTACACCGAGATGGTGCACCAGTCCTATCAGCAGCGCGGGTCCAAGATCCGCAACACCGTGCGCCTGCAGTCCGGCGTGGAAGGCTCCAAGTGCGTCTTTCAGAAGGTCGGCAAAGGCACGGCAGGCAAGAAAACCCGGCATGGCAACGTGCCTCTCATGAACCTCAACCACTCCTCGGTGTCCTGCACCCTGTCCGACTGGTACGCCGCCGAATACGTGGACAAGCTCGATGAGCTCAAGGACAAGCAGGACGAAAAGAAAGTGGCCGCCGAAGCAGGCGCATGGGCTCTGGGCCGCAAGATCGACGAGCTCGTCATCGGCAAAATGGTCGGCGCATCCAACATCGTGGCCGAGGCGTCCTCCGGTCTGACCAAGGACAAGATTCTGCAGGCCTTCGGCACCCTCAACGCCAACGACGTGGCTGACGACGGTCATCGTTTCGCCGTGGTCGGTCCGCATCAGTGGAATGAGCTGCTCAACATCGAGGAGTTCAAGTCCAGCGATTTCTCCGGCGAGCAGTATCCCTGGCTGGCGGGCACCGAGTCCCGCACCTGGCTGGGCATCACCTGGATGTTCCACACCGGACTGCCGTTGGATGCAGGAATCCGTTCCTGTTTCATCTACCATCGCAACGCCATGGGGCTTGCCGAAGGTCAGGAGATCAAGGCGTTCGTGGACTGGGTGCCGGAGAAGGCCGCCCATCTCGTGGACCACATGTTGTCCGCAGGGGCCTGCCTCATCGATCCCGAAGGCATTGTGGAAATCAAGTGCGACGACGACGCGGTCATCGCCTAG
- a CDS encoding Hpt domain-containing protein has protein sequence MTAIFNETQFLQSLAGDRELALELLGAFMDDSPERVTSLKEALDADDMGKASRLAHSLKGMCGVVRTDILVSLALGMENAAKNGDKAKTVALFTDFKSNLTAAHDEMHKFING, from the coding sequence ATGACAGCCATTTTCAATGAGACTCAATTCCTGCAGAGCCTTGCCGGAGACAGGGAGCTTGCCCTGGAACTGTTGGGCGCATTCATGGACGACAGCCCGGAACGTGTTACCTCGCTCAAAGAGGCACTGGACGCCGACGACATGGGCAAGGCATCGCGCCTGGCACACTCACTCAAAGGCATGTGCGGCGTGGTCCGCACCGACATTCTGGTCAGCCTTGCGCTGGGCATGGAGAATGCCGCCAAGAATGGGGACAAAGCAAAAACCGTGGCCCTGTTTACCGACTTCAAAAGCAACCTCACCGCAGCCCACGACGAGATGCATAAATTCATCAACGGCTGA
- a CDS encoding nitroreductase family protein, which yields MFVDKEKCKQCGGCYSECPYQLIVEGKDEFPKLRLAAKKTCIACGHCVAICPVQALTLPEMPVTPELTPEQCDKVARDLRVSPEQADQFLMSRRSIRTYKDKLIPRETIEELLSVATFAPSAKNGQPAQWIVTSNPEVTQELVGHTVHYMAINNVFPGVIKNWKKGIDMILHGAPHVAIAHASEDGFHPAEDCSLAAAYLELAAHARGIGACWAGFLMEAAEGCRDLRDRLQIPEGHGVYAALMLGYPKYRYPRIPRRWDAKVRWLD from the coding sequence ATGTTTGTGGATAAAGAGAAATGTAAGCAGTGCGGCGGATGCTATTCCGAGTGCCCGTACCAACTGATTGTAGAAGGCAAGGACGAGTTCCCCAAGCTGCGTCTGGCAGCCAAGAAGACGTGCATCGCATGCGGTCACTGTGTGGCCATATGCCCGGTGCAGGCCCTGACCCTGCCGGAAATGCCGGTGACGCCCGAGCTCACCCCCGAGCAGTGCGACAAGGTCGCGCGCGATCTCCGCGTCAGCCCGGAGCAGGCCGACCAGTTCCTCATGAGCCGCCGCTCCATCCGCACCTACAAGGACAAGCTCATCCCACGCGAGACCATCGAAGAACTGCTCTCGGTGGCCACCTTCGCACCCAGCGCCAAGAACGGCCAGCCCGCCCAGTGGATCGTGACCTCCAACCCGGAAGTGACGCAGGAGCTGGTGGGACACACCGTTCACTACATGGCCATCAACAACGTCTTCCCCGGCGTCATCAAGAACTGGAAAAAAGGCATCGACATGATCCTGCACGGCGCCCCGCACGTGGCCATTGCCCACGCCTCCGAGGATGGATTCCATCCCGCCGAGGACTGCTCTCTTGCCGCCGCCTATCTTGAACTGGCCGCCCATGCCCGCGGCATCGGCGCCTGCTGGGCCGGATTCCTCATGGAAGCCGCCGAAGGCTGCCGCGACCTCCGTGACCGCCTCCAGATCCCCGAAGGCCACGGCGTCTACGCCGCCCTCATGCTCGGCTACCCCAAATACCGCTACCCCCGCATCCCACGACGCTGGGATGCCAAAGTCCGCTGGCTGGACTAA
- a CDS encoding 3D domain-containing protein, with protein MKLLINYTLAPVLCAVVVVLAVAVVVKQQEVDGLKHKLVLAEQTAEARKAMVEEARLLQKAMSKPPVRKVTVTAYNPTTAQCDEDPLIAASMRKVRSGTIAVSRDLFDQGWVFGRKVRIEGYGIFEINDLMNKRFTQRIDIFMWDENQARQFGKKNIKAALLEI; from the coding sequence ATGAAGTTACTTATCAACTACACACTCGCCCCAGTGCTTTGCGCCGTTGTCGTGGTCCTGGCCGTGGCTGTTGTAGTGAAACAGCAGGAAGTCGACGGCCTCAAGCACAAGCTCGTGCTTGCAGAGCAGACCGCCGAGGCCCGCAAAGCCATGGTCGAGGAAGCGCGTCTGCTTCAGAAAGCCATGTCCAAGCCGCCCGTGCGAAAAGTCACGGTTACTGCCTATAACCCCACCACCGCCCAGTGTGATGAGGATCCGCTTATCGCCGCTTCCATGCGCAAGGTTCGTTCCGGCACCATCGCCGTTTCCCGCGATCTCTTTGATCAGGGTTGGGTCTTTGGCCGTAAGGTCCGCATCGAAGGGTACGGCATTTTCGAGATCAATGATCTCATGAACAAACGCTTTACACAGCGAATCGATATATTCATGTGGGATGAAAACCAGGCCCGCCAGTTTGGCAAGAAGAACATCAAGGCCGCCCTACTCGAAATCTAG
- a CDS encoding ABC transporter substrate-binding protein: MPKFILGWLVCLVCLLPVVSSAQEKPLVYFANPGYQDDSFFGLMTDFMLAAADDLGFELKVFYGERNHVLIDENIRTIYKGDRRPDYVIGMDARGSGAVMLAMGEEQGIKTIFVNQSFLHKERTRMGMPGQNYKNWLFEYLPDDVHAGYILGKKLIQSAVDRKLFDNDGSVVIAAISGHDQSAASILRMQGVRKAVAEFPQARLVQSVSAGWRRDKAHNLALRLMDRYPELSVCWAASDLIAMGAVDAMGERGKVPGKDIIVGGVDWSNVALPLIRDGRLAGSAGGHFMDGGFALVMLYDLIHGVAVSPLSRSRFSLLTRENVDDYINHFGTNDWGQIDFRKFSKVLNPEVKEYDFSLKAVLEQVR, from the coding sequence ATGCCAAAGTTTATTCTGGGGTGGCTTGTATGCCTTGTCTGTTTGTTGCCGGTAGTTTCCTCGGCACAGGAAAAGCCGTTGGTTTACTTTGCTAACCCCGGCTATCAGGATGATTCCTTTTTTGGCCTCATGACCGATTTCATGCTGGCCGCAGCAGATGACCTCGGCTTTGAGCTCAAGGTTTTCTATGGTGAGCGCAACCATGTGCTTATTGATGAGAATATCCGCACTATTTACAAGGGCGACAGGCGACCGGATTACGTCATCGGCATGGATGCTCGTGGCTCTGGAGCGGTCATGCTCGCCATGGGCGAAGAGCAGGGGATCAAGACGATTTTCGTCAATCAGAGTTTTCTGCACAAAGAGCGGACCCGTATGGGGATGCCGGGGCAAAACTACAAGAACTGGCTTTTCGAGTACCTCCCAGATGACGTTCATGCTGGATACATATTGGGGAAAAAACTCATTCAATCGGCAGTTGATCGGAAACTTTTCGATAATGATGGAAGTGTTGTGATTGCTGCTATTAGTGGTCACGACCAATCTGCTGCTTCAATCCTGCGGATGCAGGGGGTACGCAAAGCCGTGGCCGAGTTTCCGCAGGCGAGACTGGTTCAGTCGGTCTCGGCAGGATGGCGTCGGGACAAGGCGCATAATCTCGCTTTACGACTCATGGACCGCTATCCTGAACTGTCGGTGTGCTGGGCGGCCAGTGACCTCATTGCCATGGGGGCAGTGGACGCCATGGGAGAGCGGGGAAAAGTGCCGGGCAAAGACATCATTGTCGGCGGCGTGGATTGGTCGAACGTCGCGCTTCCCTTGATTCGTGACGGCCGATTGGCCGGTTCTGCGGGTGGTCACTTTATGGATGGCGGTTTTGCACTGGTCATGTTGTATGATCTTATCCACGGCGTGGCTGTGTCACCCCTTAGCCGTTCCCGTTTTTCGTTGCTGACACGGGAAAACGTGGATGATTACATCAATCACTTCGGCACCAACGACTGGGGGCAGATAGACTTCCGAAAGTTCTCTAAGGTGTTGAATCCAGAGGTGAAAGAATACGATTTCTCCCTTAAAGCAGTACTTGAACAAGTGCGTTAG
- a CDS encoding MBL fold metallo-hydrolase, translating into MELTFLVDNNALGGKLLHAEPALSMLIADDETRVLMDAGYTDAFLNNARRMGIDLLDIDHVVLSHGHYDHTWGLDALIRHYYEAGRLKLTVPHPTLVAHPRVFETKFDPNEPEFGPLFSKDKAQRHFNLKLSAEPRWITKRMLFLGEIERRFDFEATAPSGYRMTAEGSIKDDLLDDSSLVYVTDTGLVVITGCAHAGVCNTVEYARQVTGVDKVRAVIGGFHLRNAKPERLDPTTDYLANLELEALYPCHCTDLAAKIALARKCPVVEAGCGLKLEF; encoded by the coding sequence ATGGAACTCACATTTCTTGTGGACAACAATGCCCTGGGCGGCAAGCTCCTTCACGCCGAGCCAGCCCTTTCCATGCTCATCGCCGACGACGAGACGCGCGTGCTCATGGACGCCGGATACACCGACGCCTTCCTGAACAACGCCCGTCGCATGGGTATCGACCTGCTCGACATTGACCACGTCGTCCTTTCCCACGGCCACTATGACCACACCTGGGGACTCGACGCCCTGATCCGTCACTACTACGAAGCAGGTCGTCTGAAGCTCACCGTGCCCCACCCGACCCTTGTGGCCCATCCCCGTGTGTTCGAAACCAAATTTGATCCGAACGAGCCCGAGTTCGGCCCCCTCTTTTCCAAAGACAAGGCCCAACGGCATTTCAATCTGAAACTCTCTGCCGAGCCCCGCTGGATCACCAAGCGCATGCTTTTCCTCGGTGAGATCGAACGCCGTTTCGATTTCGAAGCGACCGCGCCATCCGGCTACCGCATGACAGCGGAAGGTTCCATCAAGGATGATCTGCTCGATGATTCTTCCCTCGTCTACGTCACCGACACCGGTCTCGTAGTCATCACCGGCTGTGCCCACGCCGGGGTATGCAACACCGTGGAGTACGCCCGTCAGGTCACCGGCGTCGACAAGGTTCGCGCCGTCATCGGCGGTTTTCATCTGCGCAACGCCAAGCCCGAACGCCTCGATCCCACCACCGATTATCTGGCCAATCTTGAGCTCGAAGCGCTCTACCCCTGCCACTGCACCGATCTCGCCGCCAAGATCGCCCTGGCCCGCAAGTGCCCTGTAGTGGAAGCAGGGTGTGGATTGAAGCTGGAGTTTTAG
- a CDS encoding OmpH family outer membrane protein translates to MKRIVTLLCAVALGLMMLTGCNQQAAPSITVGVVDEAAAFQKNQLAAKAMAYLQEMGAPLQKEAEAAYKAMQADQNETTVAAYKKAMGELQAVMNGEQQRIVGLVDAKFNEVLEAYRVEKGLTLILSRESVISSAETVDITADIVAAMDKLEVDFAKPEAPAAPAAEEAKPETKE, encoded by the coding sequence ATGAAACGTATTGTCACCCTGCTCTGTGCCGTTGCCCTCGGCCTGATGATGCTGACCGGCTGTAACCAGCAGGCAGCTCCTTCCATCACCGTTGGTGTTGTGGATGAAGCCGCTGCTTTCCAGAAGAATCAGCTGGCTGCCAAGGCCATGGCCTACCTCCAGGAGATGGGTGCACCGCTGCAGAAAGAAGCTGAAGCAGCGTACAAGGCCATGCAGGCTGACCAGAACGAGACCACCGTGGCTGCATACAAGAAAGCCATGGGCGAGCTGCAGGCCGTCATGAACGGTGAACAGCAGCGTATCGTTGGTCTGGTTGACGCCAAGTTCAACGAAGTGCTGGAAGCCTACCGCGTTGAAAAGGGCCTGACCCTGATCCTCAGCCGCGAGTCCGTCATCTCCTCTGCCGAGACCGTGGACATCACCGCTGACATCGTGGCTGCCATGGACAAGCTCGAAGTGGACTTCGCCAAGCCCGAAGCACCTGCTGCTCCGGCCGCTGAAGAAGCCAAGCCCGAGACCAAAGAATAG
- a CDS encoding glycosyltransferase gives MKKILHVITGLDVGGAETMLYRLAKGMNRKRFTSRVVSLIEPGPMGTQLEEAGIPVHTLSMRRGVPSLPALLRLVRIIRNYKPDVVQSWLYHADLAALAATKIAYPMGGPKIAWNIRCSFMALDEYRRMTGVTLKLCAALSRFPDAILTNSNEARRFHKALGYTSKHFEVIPNGFNVDHFHPDPTARQAVREELSISPDKVVIGHVARFDAMKDHQTLIRAAAKTTQNCNTIFMLAGRGVDYDNLDIATWMREAGLPADRVRLLGERNDVARLMAAMDIHVSSSTGESFPNVVGEAMCCGVPNVVTDVGDSRILVADTGRVVGPGDADKMASALTELATMSNNGRELLGEAARQRIVAEYSLPSIINRYEKLYGDLCNGSL, from the coding sequence ATGAAAAAAATACTGCACGTCATAACAGGCCTGGATGTAGGCGGAGCCGAGACCATGCTCTACCGTCTGGCAAAGGGCATGAATCGCAAACGTTTCACGTCGCGAGTGGTCAGTCTCATTGAGCCCGGCCCCATGGGCACGCAGCTGGAAGAAGCAGGCATTCCCGTGCACACGCTCTCCATGCGCCGCGGCGTTCCGTCCCTGCCCGCACTGCTGCGCCTGGTCCGCATCATCCGCAACTACAAGCCGGACGTGGTACAAAGCTGGCTCTATCATGCCGACCTCGCCGCCCTCGCCGCCACCAAGATTGCCTATCCCATGGGCGGCCCTAAGATAGCATGGAACATCCGCTGCTCCTTCATGGCGCTGGATGAATATCGCCGCATGACCGGCGTGACGCTCAAATTGTGCGCCGCCCTCTCGCGCTTTCCCGATGCCATCCTGACCAACTCCAACGAGGCGCGCCGCTTCCATAAGGCGTTGGGCTATACCTCCAAACACTTTGAGGTCATTCCCAACGGATTCAACGTGGATCACTTCCACCCCGACCCGACAGCGCGACAGGCTGTGCGGGAAGAGCTCTCCATCAGTCCGGACAAGGTCGTCATCGGCCATGTGGCCCGCTTCGACGCCATGAAAGATCACCAAACCCTGATTCGGGCTGCCGCCAAAACGACTCAGAACTGTAACACAATCTTCATGCTGGCAGGCCGGGGTGTCGACTACGACAATCTCGACATCGCCACATGGATGCGCGAGGCAGGACTGCCCGCCGACAGGGTACGCTTGCTTGGTGAGCGCAACGACGTTGCTCGACTGATGGCTGCCATGGACATCCACGTGTCGTCGTCCACTGGCGAGAGCTTCCCCAACGTGGTGGGCGAGGCCATGTGCTGTGGTGTTCCCAATGTGGTCACTGACGTCGGCGACTCCCGCATTCTGGTGGCCGATACCGGCCGCGTGGTCGGACCGGGAGATGCCGACAAGATGGCAAGCGCCTTGACCGAGCTAGCAACCATGTCAAACAATGGCAGGGAGTTGCTTGGAGAAGCAGCCCGACAACGGATTGTCGCAGAATACTCGCTGCCTTCGATAATCAACAGATACGAAAAACTATACGGGGATCTTTGTAACGGCTCGTTATAA
- a CDS encoding DsbA family protein, with translation MEDTWVPQEIHPETPPEGRPLSDLFTYFDIQQLTSECRRRGEPYGLHFGDIVNLSNTRLSLEAAEFARSQGRYHEFHHKVFEAYYSHGRDIGDMEVLRDVAQDAGLDPDAMEAALKEGSYRKAVSMGCLEARDSGVTAIPAFFIEDMPMITGAIPEDRFREILDSLVEE, from the coding sequence ATCGAGGACACTTGGGTGCCTCAGGAGATCCATCCGGAAACTCCGCCGGAGGGGCGTCCTTTGAGTGACTTGTTCACGTATTTTGACATCCAGCAGCTGACCTCTGAATGCCGTCGCCGTGGTGAGCCCTACGGTCTCCACTTTGGCGACATAGTCAATCTGAGCAACACGCGCCTCTCTCTGGAGGCTGCGGAGTTCGCCCGGAGTCAGGGGCGGTATCACGAGTTTCACCATAAGGTGTTTGAGGCGTATTATTCCCATGGTCGAGACATCGGCGACATGGAAGTGCTGCGTGATGTGGCTCAAGATGCCGGGCTGGATCCGGATGCCATGGAAGCCGCTTTAAAGGAAGGGAGTTACCGGAAGGCGGTCAGTATGGGGTGTCTCGAAGCAAGGGATTCAGGCGTCACCGCCATTCCCGCTTTTTTCATCGAGGACATGCCCATGATTACTGGCGCCATCCCCGAAGACCGCTTTCGTGAGATCTTGGATTCCCTTGTAGAAGAGTAA
- a CDS encoding flagellar hook-basal body complex protein has protein sequence MSFSTMYVGATGVVAHGDKMQVVGNNLANISTVGYKRADARFADLMSTTVAGASAQYQSGAIQTSQIGKGVGIGEIRSIFNEGGLENTETTTDLAITGNGFFGVRKVVGADVVATGASHFTRAGNFRFNNDAYLVDPHGYRLQGYSVDRETNVVSTSLSDVQLPYEDVIIDGQQIRQVRSDPKMTSSIEMITNLDALASDLHTSTSNPFFAMLDSYNGNLSNASTPFGDSPPAYSSSLNIFDEDGNTIDMTVYFDPVSSNTISNATPGYSYWEYVVAVPGDNDGTSAYGTSSAGLMGLGVLTFNGSGELVNHAAYSLNTASGAGGKSLGAWQAATFDEEGHPQMAMTFGSNGSAIGTTQTMSLDFGLNSTTGSWVSNTGTPASVGVNANNLLDLANEEREVRSSTSFDSGSATIYQNQDGYSWGYLQNTSIDRDGFLTGHFSNGQSEKFYQISVFRFNSEWGLRRVGNNNFVATEASGNAIAGKPDEGGRGTMQQNTLEQSNVDMAQEFADMILTQRGYQANTKVITTADTLLNTTINIKR, from the coding sequence ATGAGTTTTTCAACAATGTACGTAGGCGCCACAGGTGTGGTGGCACACGGCGACAAGATGCAGGTGGTTGGCAATAATCTCGCCAACATCAGCACGGTCGGCTACAAGAGGGCGGACGCACGGTTCGCGGACCTCATGAGCACGACAGTCGCAGGTGCCAGCGCCCAGTATCAATCAGGCGCGATCCAAACCAGCCAGATAGGCAAAGGCGTGGGCATCGGAGAGATCCGCAGCATCTTCAATGAAGGTGGGCTGGAGAACACCGAAACAACCACTGACCTTGCCATCACAGGCAACGGTTTCTTTGGCGTGCGCAAGGTAGTCGGCGCAGATGTCGTTGCCACCGGAGCATCCCACTTTACCCGCGCAGGCAATTTCCGCTTCAACAATGACGCCTATCTGGTGGACCCGCACGGGTACCGCCTGCAGGGCTATTCCGTTGACCGCGAAACCAACGTCGTGTCCACTTCCCTCTCCGACGTTCAATTGCCCTACGAAGACGTTATCATCGACGGTCAGCAAATCCGTCAGGTGCGATCCGATCCAAAGATGACCTCGTCCATCGAGATGATCACCAACCTCGATGCCCTGGCCTCGGATCTGCACACCAGCACCAGCAATCCATTTTTCGCCATGCTCGATTCCTATAACGGCAATCTGAGCAACGCATCCACGCCGTTTGGCGACAGCCCGCCGGCCTATTCGTCCAGCCTGAATATTTTTGACGAGGACGGCAACACCATTGATATGACCGTCTACTTTGATCCGGTCAGCAGCAACACCATTTCCAACGCCACCCCGGGCTACAGCTACTGGGAATACGTCGTGGCCGTACCGGGAGACAATGACGGCACCAGCGCCTACGGCACCTCTTCCGCCGGACTAATGGGCCTTGGAGTTTTGACCTTCAACGGTTCAGGCGAGCTGGTCAATCACGCTGCCTACAGTTTGAACACGGCGAGTGGTGCGGGCGGCAAGAGTCTGGGAGCATGGCAGGCTGCCACATTCGACGAAGAAGGCCATCCACAGATGGCCATGACCTTCGGCAGCAACGGCTCGGCCATTGGTACAACCCAGACCATGTCCCTTGATTTCGGCCTCAACTCCACCACCGGCAGTTGGGTCTCCAATACGGGCACCCCTGCATCCGTGGGTGTGAATGCCAACAACCTGCTGGACCTGGCCAACGAAGAACGAGAAGTCCGCTCCTCCACCAGCTTCGACTCGGGCTCGGCCACCATATACCAGAATCAGGATGGTTACAGCTGGGGCTATCTCCAGAACACCAGCATCGACCGCGACGGTTTCCTGACCGGGCATTTCTCCAACGGTCAAAGCGAGAAGTTCTACCAAATATCGGTCTTCCGCTTCAACAGCGAATGGGGTTTGCGCCGGGTCGGTAACAACAACTTCGTCGCCACCGAGGCCTCTGGTAACGCCATCGCAGGCAAGCCGGACGAGGGCGGTCGAGGCACCATGCAGCAGAACACACTGGAGCAGTCCAACGTGGACATGGCGCAGGAGTTCGCCGACATGATCCTGACCCAGCGAGGCTATCAGGCCAACACCAAGGTCATCACCACGGCCGACACGCTGCTCAACACCACCATCAATATCAAGCGATAA